A single Pseudoalteromonas phenolica DNA region contains:
- a CDS encoding sensor histidine kinase: MQFFARSKTKVVDHKQQQTRLILGLSLPAILVAFFSLLYVGLNTYLLAFFSIIALLGLFYVVYATRNNIDKQQQLISNLLAALIEEDYTMRGNLQQDAAIAPLLKLINTLADNLQTKSRQVSEKQILIDKILDQVQAMCFAYDNEQNIVMANHAAHTQLFLGQEIEDCSLQDFNWLKSLTEKNSAVVTLNTSQLQGEYFAFKDKYLSAGNPHTLLLLIKAEQILDERKQQAWQDLLRVLSHELNNSLTPIATISRSLNKKVQQCEFSKQPQFQQGLEIISERASSLQAFISSYRELAQLPKPSKSAVTVQSLFGPILPLFDCEFTYSENWPKPASQLVLNVDKKQLQQVLINLIKNAIEANTVNNQQGIELDLEESDDMLKICIRDFGQGIANFDNLFVPFYTTKQQGTGLGLALSRQIMLNHDGQLQLENHLEQGAIATVTLPALQRDNE, from the coding sequence ATGCAATTTTTCGCACGCTCCAAAACGAAAGTGGTTGATCATAAACAACAACAGACTCGGTTAATATTGGGTTTGTCGCTGCCGGCCATTTTAGTGGCGTTTTTTAGTTTGCTTTACGTAGGGCTCAATACCTATTTGTTGGCATTTTTCAGCATCATCGCCTTGTTAGGGTTATTTTATGTGGTCTATGCCACACGAAATAACATAGACAAACAACAACAGCTTATTAGTAACTTATTGGCGGCTTTGATTGAAGAAGATTACACAATGCGTGGAAACTTACAGCAAGATGCCGCCATCGCGCCACTTTTGAAACTAATCAATACGCTTGCAGATAACTTACAAACAAAGAGTCGCCAAGTATCTGAAAAGCAGATACTGATCGATAAAATTTTAGATCAGGTTCAAGCTATGTGTTTTGCTTATGACAATGAGCAAAATATCGTGATGGCAAATCATGCCGCACATACCCAGTTATTTTTAGGTCAAGAGATAGAAGATTGTTCACTTCAAGATTTCAATTGGCTGAAATCACTCACTGAGAAAAATTCAGCAGTTGTGACGTTAAATACTTCACAGCTTCAAGGCGAGTATTTTGCTTTTAAAGATAAATATTTAAGCGCTGGCAACCCACATACACTGCTGCTATTAATAAAAGCAGAACAAATACTAGATGAGAGAAAACAGCAAGCATGGCAAGACTTATTGCGCGTGTTAAGTCACGAACTTAATAATTCACTTACGCCAATTGCAACAATCAGCCGCAGTCTTAATAAGAAAGTTCAACAATGTGAATTTTCTAAACAACCTCAGTTTCAACAAGGGCTTGAGATTATTTCCGAGCGGGCAAGTTCTTTGCAAGCATTTATTTCCAGTTATCGAGAATTGGCTCAATTGCCAAAGCCGAGTAAATCAGCGGTCACCGTACAAAGTTTATTTGGTCCTATTCTGCCTTTGTTTGATTGTGAATTTACTTATAGCGAAAATTGGCCAAAACCTGCCTCACAGTTAGTGCTGAATGTTGATAAAAAACAGCTTCAGCAAGTGCTTATCAATCTGATAAAAAATGCTATTGAAGCCAATACAGTAAATAACCAGCAAGGCATTGAGCTAGACCTTGAAGAAAGTGATGACATGTTGAAAATTTGTATCCGAGACTTTGGGCAGGGGATCGCCAATTTTGATAACTTATTTGTGCCTTTTTATACCACTAAACAGCAAGGCACAGGTTTAGGGTTAGCATTAAGTCGACAGATAATGTTGAACCATGACGGGCAATTACAATTAGAGAATCATCTTGAGCAAGGTGCAATCGCAACCGTAACTTTGCCAGCGTTGCAAAGAGATAATGAATAA